One window of the Lactococcus lactis genome contains the following:
- the dapB gene encoding 4-hydroxy-tetrahydrodipicolinate reductase → MKLNKIKVIVAGFRGKMGATAVQMILNAQNFELVALLGKKEEVSEAFGVPVFSRKEDLIGFDADIWLDLTAPEAAYNNTRFALENGFRPVVGTTGFTDDEVADLIKFSREKELGGLIAPNFALGAVLLMQFSKQAVKYFPDVEIIELHHDGKKDAPSGTAVKTAELMSEERLAHHQGAVDEKEALAGARGADLEGMRIHSVRLPGLVAHQEVIFGSKGEGLTLRHDSYDRSSFMTGIALGIRKVMTVSELKYGLEHFLDL, encoded by the coding sequence ATGAAATTGAATAAAATTAAAGTGATTGTTGCTGGATTTCGTGGAAAAATGGGAGCTACTGCGGTACAAATGATTCTGAATGCTCAAAATTTTGAACTTGTGGCTTTATTAGGAAAGAAAGAAGAAGTCTCAGAAGCGTTTGGAGTTCCTGTTTTTAGTCGAAAAGAGGATTTGATTGGATTTGATGCTGACATTTGGCTAGATTTAACGGCTCCTGAAGCGGCTTATAACAACACTCGTTTTGCTTTAGAAAATGGCTTTAGACCAGTGGTTGGAACGACTGGGTTTACCGATGATGAAGTGGCAGATTTAATTAAATTTTCTAGAGAAAAAGAATTGGGTGGTCTTATTGCACCAAATTTTGCCTTGGGTGCGGTTTTATTGATGCAATTTTCTAAGCAGGCTGTTAAATATTTCCCAGATGTGGAAATTATTGAATTGCACCATGACGGGAAAAAAGATGCTCCTTCTGGAACTGCTGTGAAGACAGCAGAATTGATGTCTGAGGAACGTTTGGCTCATCATCAAGGGGCAGTGGATGAAAAGGAAGCTTTAGCTGGTGCTCGTGGTGCCGATCTTGAAGGAATGAGAATCCATTCGGTTCGTTTACCTGGTTTGGTGGCTCATCAAGAGGTTATTTTTGGTTCAAAAGGTGAAGGGCTGACTTTACGTCATGATTCTTATGATCGTTCAAGTTTCATGACCGGTATTGCTTTGGGAATTCGTAAGGTAATGACGGTGTCTGAGTTAAAATATGGTTTGGAACATTTTTTGGATTTATAA
- a CDS encoding GNAT family N-acetyltransferase — translation MSELEIRRLELSDAEAFMVYIANWATDTSPFKIDAVKAYAELSLENFSDYVEKTHREETFAENPDWSTATKYFAFINGQIVGEISCRWQIEKGILLEWGGHIGYGVAPDFRGHHFAEEMVRFALPKYQKRKISQVMISADKENLASRKSIEANAGILENIVDIDGDEICRYWINLEEQ, via the coding sequence ATGAGTGAATTAGAGATTCGTAGATTAGAATTAAGTGATGCAGAAGCTTTTATGGTTTATATTGCCAATTGGGCAACAGATACAAGTCCTTTTAAAATTGATGCTGTTAAAGCTTATGCGGAGCTTTCTTTGGAAAATTTTTCGGACTATGTGGAAAAAACTCATAGAGAAGAAACTTTTGCTGAAAATCCCGATTGGTCAACAGCAACTAAATATTTTGCTTTTATTAATGGGCAAATCGTTGGTGAAATTTCTTGTCGTTGGCAAATCGAAAAAGGAATTTTGTTAGAATGGGGTGGTCATATAGGTTATGGTGTGGCTCCTGATTTTAGAGGACATCATTTTGCTGAAGAAATGGTCAGATTCGCTCTTCCTAAATATCAGAAACGTAAGATTTCTCAGGTCATGATTTCTGCTGACAAAGAAAATTTGGCAAGTCGTAAAAGTATTGAAGCAAATGCGGGCATTTTGGAAAATATTGTAGATATTGATGGTGATGAAATTTGTCGTTACTGGATTAATTTAGAAGAACAATAG
- a CDS encoding CCA tRNA nucleotidyltransferase, which translates to MKLEKLPEEFVQAKPVLEKIIEHGFEAYFVGGSVRDILLGREIHDVDIATSAYPEEIKDIFPYTIDVGIEHGTVLVLAGKSEAEHYEITTFRTESKYTDYRRPDHVDFVRDLREDLKRRDFTVNAFACDVNGQIIDLFDGLTDLKERRLTAVGSALERFNEDALRIMRAMRFAATLDFQIENKTFLAMCESAHLLEKISVERIFIEFDKLLLGQDWRNGLTLLLKSGAYKYLPDLQDSALKKVLTDLSVDFHFQNSEQAWAALLTRFSNVDVKTFLRKWKVSNEFAKFVADLVSAYELDSWDLMSLYHFGLEKVLLVDELKVAYGLKIDREQAVTINNQLQIHDKSEIVIAGKDLMEEFSLEPGPELGKILKIIEEKIVKNELKNEQAAIFAEVKKML; encoded by the coding sequence ATGAAATTAGAAAAATTACCCGAGGAGTTTGTACAGGCCAAGCCGGTTTTAGAAAAAATAATCGAGCATGGGTTTGAAGCTTATTTTGTGGGAGGTTCTGTACGTGATATATTGCTTGGGCGAGAGATTCACGATGTGGATATTGCAACAAGTGCATATCCAGAGGAAATTAAAGATATTTTTCCTTATACCATTGATGTGGGAATCGAACATGGAACAGTACTTGTTTTAGCTGGAAAATCAGAAGCTGAACATTATGAAATTACTACTTTTCGGACAGAATCAAAATATACAGATTACAGACGGCCAGATCATGTGGATTTTGTCAGAGATTTACGAGAGGATTTAAAACGTCGTGACTTCACGGTCAATGCCTTTGCTTGTGATGTTAATGGGCAAATTATTGATTTGTTTGATGGACTGACGGATTTGAAGGAACGCAGGCTAACAGCGGTTGGTAGCGCTTTGGAACGTTTTAATGAAGATGCTTTACGGATTATGCGGGCCATGCGATTCGCAGCAACTTTAGACTTTCAAATTGAAAATAAAACTTTCTTAGCGATGTGTGAGTCGGCTCACTTACTGGAAAAAATCTCAGTTGAACGAATTTTTATTGAATTTGATAAGTTGTTGTTAGGTCAGGATTGGCGAAATGGTTTGACCTTACTGCTTAAATCAGGGGCTTATAAATATTTACCAGATTTGCAAGATTCGGCCTTGAAAAAAGTACTGACAGACTTGTCAGTAGATTTTCATTTTCAGAATTCTGAGCAAGCATGGGCAGCTTTACTGACCAGATTTTCCAATGTTGATGTTAAAACATTTTTGCGAAAATGGAAAGTGTCCAATGAATTTGCAAAATTTGTGGCAGACCTTGTATCAGCTTATGAACTTGACTCTTGGGATTTGATGAGTCTTTATCATTTTGGTTTAGAAAAAGTGCTTTTGGTTGATGAATTGAAAGTGGCTTATGGTTTGAAGATTGATAGAGAACAAGCTGTCACTATTAATAACCAACTTCAAATTCATGATAAATCAGAGATTGTCATTGCTGGAAAAGATTTAATGGAGGAATTTTCGCTTGAACCTGGTCCAGAACTTGGTAAAATTTTAAAAATTATTGAAGAAAAAATTGTCAAAAATGAATTGAAAAATGAGCAGGCTGCTATTTTTGCAGAAGTTAAAAAAATGCTCTGA
- a CDS encoding C69 family dipeptidase has protein sequence MKIENRRKGSCTTVLVGRKASIDGSTMIARNDDGHEALDPQRFIVIQPEEQPRHYKAVLSDLELDLPENPLRYTSTPNAVLKEGIWPAAGINSANVAMSATETITTNPRILGLDPYVENGMGEEDLVTLVLPYIKSAREGVERLGQLLKTYGTYEPNGIAFADKEEVWWLETIGGHHWAAVRIPDDSYVVAPNRMNIDEFKFDNDDYMCSSDLKQLIDANHLNPDFEGYESHYNLRHIFGSSSIKDSVYNNPRTWYGQNFLGNPSEDPQNQELPFICEASRKITVEDVKFVLSSHFENTKYDPYGSTNSPEERKLFRPIGINRNHSVHILQVRNNVPDELAGVQWLAFGANTFNHVVPFYTAINDTPASYRDAKGEYDPTNMYWLSATTAVLGDSNYDLFVDLRNTFELNTMAKFHEIQNETDKNFETAKDKIAYLTQANEKLAEAAFKAQTELLGRMVVLGSANMKLRFDFND, from the coding sequence ATGAAAATTGAAAATCGCCGTAAAGGCTCATGTACAACAGTTCTTGTGGGAAGAAAAGCATCAATTGATGGTTCAACCATGATTGCTCGTAATGATGATGGACACGAAGCTTTGGATCCACAACGCTTTATTGTGATTCAACCTGAAGAACAACCTCGTCATTATAAAGCTGTTTTATCTGATTTAGAATTAGATTTACCTGAAAATCCATTACGTTATACTTCAACGCCAAATGCAGTTTTAAAAGAAGGGATTTGGCCAGCGGCTGGGATTAATAGTGCTAATGTTGCGATGTCTGCAACAGAAACAATTACTACTAATCCAAGAATCTTGGGTCTTGACCCTTATGTGGAAAATGGGATGGGTGAAGAAGACCTTGTAACACTTGTTTTACCATACATTAAAAGTGCTCGCGAGGGGGTTGAGCGTTTGGGACAATTACTTAAGACTTATGGAACTTATGAGCCAAACGGGATTGCTTTTGCTGACAAAGAAGAAGTTTGGTGGTTAGAAACAATCGGTGGTCATCATTGGGCAGCAGTTCGTATTCCTGATGATTCTTATGTTGTAGCGCCAAATCGAATGAATATTGATGAATTCAAATTTGATAATGATGATTATATGTGTTCAAGTGATTTGAAACAATTAATTGACGCAAATCATTTAAATCCTGATTTTGAAGGCTATGAAAGTCATTATAATTTACGTCATATCTTTGGCTCATCTTCAATCAAAGATTCTGTTTATAATAACCCGCGAACTTGGTATGGTCAAAACTTCTTGGGGAATCCATCTGAAGATCCACAAAATCAAGAACTTCCATTCATTTGTGAAGCTAGTCGAAAAATTACTGTTGAAGATGTTAAATTTGTTTTATCAAGTCATTTTGAAAATACAAAATATGATCCTTACGGCAGCACAAATAGTCCAGAAGAAAGAAAACTTTTCCGTCCAATCGGAATAAATCGTAATCATAGTGTTCATATTTTGCAAGTTAGAAACAATGTTCCTGATGAATTAGCAGGAGTTCAATGGCTTGCTTTTGGAGCAAACACTTTCAATCATGTTGTACCATTCTACACTGCAATTAATGATACGCCAGCTTCTTATCGTGATGCTAAGGGAGAATATGATCCAACAAATATGTACTGGTTGAGCGCAACAACAGCTGTTCTTGGTGATTCTAATTATGATTTATTTGTTGATTTACGAAATACTTTTGAATTAAATACCATGGCAAAATTCCATGAAATTCAAAATGAGACAGATAAGAATTTTGAAACAGCTAAAGATAAAATTGCTTATTTGACTCAAGCAAATGAAAAATTAGCAGAGGCGGCGTTTAAAGCACAAACGGAACTTTTGGGACGTATGGTCGTTCTTGGTTCAGCTAATATGAAATTGCGTTTTGATTTTAATGACTAA
- a CDS encoding iron-containing alcohol dehydrogenase family protein yields the protein MNISEEVRPGANRYVSGQGILQDLESYLASFNKLAIITGEKSFQVFQDFYPKDLSYPVFHYDGSASIENGKKLAKEIGQSDGLLAIGGGRLIDTCKVVAQELNCELIIIPTLVSNCAPYTPVAALYHPDHTFDKVGYLNKVSYLTLVDYDFLLATPHDYFVAGIGDTLAKWYEMEGIVRQVSQEELSASVRLGFASAKEIFKILFADSKAALNDLAEQKVTPAFGRVVDTIIELSGTVGGFAGTYGRMSGAHALHNGLSLCSETHPILHGSKVAYGVLVQLAYTGDTSEIEKLLPFYKENHLPASLAEINLPFDLEKLQAVAKFAASPVESYRLIDSKVTDEKIISAIKALEALVSKK from the coding sequence ATGAATATCTCAGAAGAAGTACGTCCCGGAGCCAATAGATATGTGAGTGGTCAAGGAATTTTGCAAGATTTAGAAAGCTATCTTGCGTCTTTTAATAAACTTGCAATAATTACTGGGGAAAAATCTTTTCAGGTTTTTCAAGATTTTTATCCTAAAGACTTAAGTTATCCTGTTTTTCATTATGATGGCTCGGCCTCTATCGAAAATGGAAAAAAACTGGCCAAAGAAATTGGTCAATCCGATGGCCTTCTTGCAATTGGCGGAGGGCGTTTGATTGATACTTGTAAAGTTGTAGCCCAGGAGCTAAACTGTGAGTTAATTATTATTCCGACCTTGGTTTCTAATTGTGCTCCTTACACACCGGTTGCAGCTCTTTATCACCCTGACCATACTTTTGATAAAGTGGGTTATTTAAATAAAGTGAGCTATTTAACTTTAGTTGATTATGATTTTTTATTGGCAACACCTCATGATTATTTTGTTGCTGGAATCGGGGATACACTCGCCAAATGGTATGAAATGGAAGGAATCGTTCGTCAGGTTTCACAGGAAGAACTTTCAGCCTCAGTTCGTTTGGGATTTGCGAGTGCAAAGGAAATTTTTAAAATATTATTTGCTGATTCTAAAGCAGCACTTAATGATTTGGCTGAACAGAAAGTGACGCCAGCTTTTGGGCGAGTTGTTGATACAATCATTGAACTTTCAGGAACAGTTGGAGGTTTTGCTGGGACTTATGGAAGGATGTCAGGGGCTCATGCGCTTCATAATGGCCTATCACTTTGCTCAGAGACACATCCTATTTTACATGGCTCAAAAGTCGCTTATGGAGTCTTGGTACAATTGGCTTATACGGGAGATACTTCAGAAATTGAAAAACTCTTGCCATTTTATAAGGAAAATCATTTACCTGCTTCTCTAGCAGAAATTAATTTGCCATTTGATTTGGAAAAATTGCAAGCAGTAGCAAAATTTGCAGCCAGTCCTGTAGAATCTTATCGTTTGATTGATTCAAAAGTTACTGACGAAAAAATCATAAGTGCCATCAAAGCCTTAGAAGCTCTTGTCAGCAAAAAATAA